TTCTTGCCCGACTGGTTATTCTATACCCACTAACAGGTGCCCGGTTCCTCCCCGGCGGCTTGGCCGACTTCTATCTCTCTGTTCTCGTGGGGACATGTGCCCTGGAGCTGTTCAACTACGCGTCCATCTTCAGACACGTACGTGGAACTCCAACTATCTACAACGCCTTACCTAAACCGTACTGGGTGAACCTCCTCCTGACCAATTCGACAAGACTCCTCTTGGCGTTTGTCATTTACAACTATCCCAAGGTGGCAAGAACAAATGCCTTCCCCCTCTTGGTGGCGTCGCAATCAATCAAGGAACTGTTTCGTTGGTATTACAACATTGAAAAGGTCCGTCTCTATAACAACGTGTCCAAAACTGCCGTGGCTATAAGGAAAATCACATTTCTCATTGCCACCCCATTGGAAGCCAGCTCcatattttatattttattcCAATCCTTACCTGTGGAATCGTATCAAGACGCATTGCTTCCTTACGACACGCGGATCAAGACCTTGCTGAAAGCAATCCTGTTGGGATACTTCCCCGCCTTCTACGCCCTGTACAAAAGATCCATCTACAAGTacttttttgttcattCTAGGGAGACCTAccaaaagaagcaaaagtAGCTTGAAAAGGCTCAATGAATTGAAGGCTCGGCTGTTTGGTGGCTCTTTTATCCACAAGGCGCGTAAATTGCAATTATTAGAGGGCGTGTCAAGAGGACAAAGAACAAaggacaaaaaaaacagggaagaagaaagaaggaaaaaattaaaaggGAAGACAAGTTGTGGTAGTGGAAAATCctcatgaaaaaaaaataaaataaaataaaataaaataaaataaaataaaatgaaataaaataaaataaaataaaataaaataaaataaaataaaataaaataaaataaaataaaataaaataaaataaaataaaataaaataaaaaattacTCTGTAGAATTCCACATGGACACATTCTCAActttattgtttttgttttgactGAATTTCTggtttgttatttttttgttttgtcttgtattttgaagattctgACACATCACATTTATAAATTCATGTATAAATATACCAAAAGAAACTTATCTGCAACTGTATaactttttcattcttcttttttttttgctttaaAAACCCTTGATACTATCATTAGTCCTACACTATGTCAAACAATGAATCGTTGATTCCAAAGCTTTGGAAAACGCCCAACTCTTCGCCATCAAGGTCATCCTCGCAGTCAAAACGTGCGTCCGGATCGCCAACTTCTCCCTCCCGAATACCGATTCTGCCATCGTATAAACAGAGAAACAATGGTGGCAACATGGCCGTCTATAGAAACAGAAATAAAAACACGTCTGTTGATGATCATCTCTCGCTGATCCAGTCCCACTTGAGTACCGAAGTGGCTGCTGAGCGGGCATCAATTGCCATGGCCAACAAACAGATTGACCAGCAGCTGGATTTAAAACGTAAACATGAGCGCCATTTGAAGCTATTACAAAGGGAGTTAAATAATGTGAATGCAAGATTACAAGAGTATCAGCTAGGTATACCGATTAAGGAATCGGAGTTGAAGAGTGAAACAGTGAATGTCGAAAACCAGATAGACGAGTTGGAATCCCAATATGAACTAAAGAAGATGGAAATTACAAAGAAATTCATACATGATGAGGAGAGATTTGTAAAAGATTTGGATGCCTTAGTGGAAGATGCCCAAACTGAAGATTCTCAGGCACGAGATATGAAGCTTGCAAAGCtggaattgttgaatgaggagaagaagtCTTTAATGGAAAAGATTGGTTTGGCCAAGGGAGCATTTGCGGAGGAACTGCAAAGTCTCAAGGAGAAATATAAAGATGAGGAGGATAAACAACGGGCTAAGTTGGGAAATTTAAAAGAAACGGTCCTTTCAGAGCGCAAGAAATTACAGAAACAATACGATTCTCTAAAGCGTGAATATGACGATTTAAAGGAGAAGGATATCTCAACAGACGGAGAAATCCTTCGTTGCAAATCAAATATAGAAGCAACGGAAAAGTCCATTCAAGAGCTAAAATATAGGTTACTTGATCTCCGTACGCTAATTGACCATCTTCAGTCTGATCTGGAGACTGCTTC
The window above is part of the Pichia kudriavzevii chromosome 1, complete sequence genome. Proteins encoded here:
- a CDS encoding uncharacterized protein (PKUD0A04745), which translates into the protein MNTTQKYFLLTDTAATLFWTYVLARLVILYPLTGARFLPGGLADFYLSVLVGTCALELFNYASIFRHVRGTPTIYNALPKPYWVNLLLTNSTRLLLAFVIYNYPKVARTNAFPLLVASQSIKELFRWYYNIEKVRLYNNVSKTAVAIRKITFLIATPLEASSIFYILFQSLPVESYQDALLPYDTRIKTLLKAILLGYFPAFYALYKRSIYKYFFVHSRETYQKKQK
- a CDS encoding uncharacterized protein (PKUD0A04750), with protein sequence MSNNESLIPKLWKTPNSSPSRSSSQSKRASGSPTSPSRIPILPSYKQRNNGGNMAVYRNRNKNTSVDDHLSLIQSHLSTEVAAERASIAMANKQIDQQLDLKRKHERHLKLLQRELNNVNARLQEYQLGIPIKESELKSETVNVENQIDELESQYELKKMEITKKFIHDEERFVKDLDALVEDAQTEDSQARDMKLAKLELLNEEKKSLMEKIGLAKGAFAEELQSLKEKYKDEEDKQRAKLGNLKETVLSERKKLQKQYDSLKREYDDLKEKDISTDGEILRCKSNIEATEKSIQELKYRLLDLRTLIDHLQSDLETASSLCTEFENGEFQSTKREWEEANDCLQLERYKRLKLEIQIRNVSGIPSILIMESKLNQSFKQSKLREFLKPDNYDWKLEVLTNMENSLNGISQSLIICNESDTKLAEMAQQVQSHLQKTVANNDRFKTSQVSIEIPLLSDLRKTYPQIPDIPTSYAAILLDNHNPITGASRCSLIFMVHISKSIQLSELPLFTITQTNLCATNVTDSWEPELIRITGIPPVTSRKAYEFLN